From a region of the Parus major isolate Abel chromosome 6, Parus_major1.1, whole genome shotgun sequence genome:
- the LOC107206529 gene encoding cytochrome P450 26C1 → MPAGLSWPEAAALVLLALALLVTLCRHLWALRWSLSRDRASALPLPKGSMGWPFFGETLHWLLQGPRFHSSRREKYGNVFKTHLLGRPVVRVTGAENIRKILLGEHTLVSTQWPQSTQIILGSHTLLSSTGDLHRQRRKILARVFSRAALESYLPRIQKVVSWELRGWCMEPGSIAVYSSAKTLTFRIAARILLGLRLDEKQFKDLAKTFEQLVENLFSLPLNLPFSGLRKGIKARDMLHKFMEKAIQEKLQRNNPEDHSDALDFIMNGAKEHGKELTMQELKESAIELIFAAFFTTASASTSLILLLLKHPSVIEKIRQELISHELYQQSQCCPAGPCLDTLTIQTRDREKPFSHSVAKDVLKDQSQPLAPVEEDSLQSSAVLEPTVPRSNSCTGPQLPAPPRQSCHCASDISLEKLSRLRYLDCVIKEVLRVLPPVSGGYRTALQTFELDGYQIPKGWSVMYSIRDTHETAAVYQSPPSSFDPDRFGAGRPEAAGRFHYIPFGGGARSCIGKELAQTILKLLAIELVSTARWELATPGYPTMQTVPIVHPVDDGLQLYFHPLQPSQGHEA, encoded by the exons ATGCCGGCCGGGCTCTCCTGGCCCGAGGCGGCGGcgctggtgctgctggccctggcgCTGCTGGTCACCCTGTGCCGGCACCTGTGGGCGCTGCGCTGGAGCCTCAGCCGGGACCGCGCCAGCGCCCTGCCCCTGCCCAAGGGCTCCATGGGCTGGCCCTTCTTCGGGGAGACTCTGCACTGGCTGCTCCAG GGCCCCCGCTTCCACAGCTCTCGGCGGGAGAAGTACGGAAACGTCTTCAAGACCCACCTCCTGGGCCGGCCCGTGGTGCGGGTGACGGGTGCTGAGAACATCCGCAAGATCCTGCTGGGTGAGCACACGCTGGTCAGCACACAGTGGCCCCAAAGCACCCAGATCATCCTGGGCTCCCATACTCTGCTCAGCTCCACTGGCGACCTGCACCGCCAGCGCCGCAAG ATCTTGGCCAGAGTCTTCAGCCGTGCCGCCCTTGAGAGCTACCTGCCGCGGATCCAGAAGGTTGTGAGCTGGGAGCTGCGGGGCTGGTGCATGGAGCCAGGCTCTATCGCAGTTTATTCCTCCGCTAAAACCTTAACTTTCCGCATTGCAGCTCGGATTCTGCTGGGGCTTCGCCTGGACGAAAAGCAGTTCAAGGATCTGGCCAAAACTTTTGAACAGCTGGTGGAGAACCTCTTCTCCCTGCCCCTCAACCTACCCTTCAGTGGGCTGCGCAAG GGAATCAAAGCACGGGACATGCTACATAAGTTTATGGAGAAGGCTATACaggaaaaactgcagagaaacaaCCCAGAAGACCATAGTGATGCTCTGGATTTCATAATGAACGGTGCCAAGGAGCATGGCAAAGAACTCACCATGCAGGAGCTAAAG GAATCAGCAATTGAGCTCAtatttgctgcctttttcaCCACGGCTAGTGCTAGCACGTCTCTGATCCTCCTGCTATTGAAGCATCCCTCAGTGATTGAAAAAATAAGGCAGGAGCTGATATCCCATGAGTTGTACCAGCAGAGtcagtgctgccctgcaggaccCTGCCTGGACACCCTGACCATCCAGACCAGGGATAGAGAAAAACCATTTTCCCACTCTGTGGCCAAAGACGTTCTCAAGGACCAGAGCCAGCCCCTGGCCCCAGTGGAGGAAGATTCCCTCCAGTCCAGTGCCGTGCTGGAGCCCACTGTCCCCCGGAGCAACTCCTGCACTGGCCCCCAGCTCCCGGCACCACCAAGGCAAAGCTGTCACTGTGCCTCAGAcatcagcctggagaagctgagcCGCCTGCGCTACCTGGACTGTGTGATTAAGGAGGTGCTGCGGGTGCTGCCCCCGGTCTCTGGAGGCTACAGGACGGCACTGCAGACTTTTGAGCTCGAT ggTTACCAGATCCCCAAAGGCTGGAGCGTCATGTACAGCATCCGTGACACACATGAGACAGCTGCTGTCTACCAGAGCCCCCCCAGCAGCTTTGACCCAGACCGCTTCGGTGCTGGCCGGCCGGAGGCTGCAGGCCGGTTCCACTACATCCCCTTCGGTGGAGGGGCACGGAGCTGCATTGGAAAGGAGCTGGCACAGACCATCCTCAAGCTGCTGGCCATTGAGCTGGTCAGCACAGCCCGCTGGGAGCTGGCCACCCCTGGCTATCCCACTATGCAGACCGTGCCCATCGTGCACCCTGTCGATGATGGGCTGCAGCTCTACTTCCACCCCTTGCAGCCCAGCCAAGGCCATGAGGCCTGA